AAAACTCTTTACTTTATTAGCCAATATTGATTTTCTCCTGATGGAAGATCTCTTCTTGGCAAGAATGGAACTTCCAAATATCTGGGACACTTTCACAGTGTCAGCAgatttaattccatttttacATTTTGCACCAACTACTTTTGTTCTTGCTCGCTTCGATATGGGGTCTAAATAGCTTGTGGTATGTAATGGTAAATCATTCTTCTGATTGCAGCTTGGGCAAAGCCACTTACCCATGGGGATCCGCTTCAATAAATATCAGATTCATGCAAAAGTTAGACCAGAGCATTGCAAaccttgttttaaaaaaatagaaaatctaGGCAAAACAATTATTTGAATGGCCAGTAGCAGAAAGAGTAAATGTCTGTCCCAGTAGCAAATTAAAGATTGAATCAACAAACCTTAAGGGGTGGATTAAGACACTGAAGATGGTAGGTCCTTGGACAGCTATCACAGCATAACAAGTTACCACCAAGATCACAGACCACGCATTCAAAGAAATACTGGATCAACAAATAATAAGCATATTCAACTTGGAGAAGCAAGTGCATCCATGGCCTAATATTAGCATAAATAGTTGGAAAAGATCGAATGATGCATGCTAGAACATTACCTGAAACATGCAAACAAAAGACAAATGGAGCTATTCTAGTCAGACAAAAAGGAACTCACCCCAtcatttcctttcttcttgGATGAAAACTGGTTGCGACATACTTCACTTTTCACCTTCCCTTTAGCCAAAGAAACGCTCCGAGGGGATTCTATCGCAAGTGAATTGTCTTCCCTTTTAGTGGGAAAGTCAGTAGCAGTAGGAATCTTTCTCCTTTTGCGTTTCATGACCCAATTTCTGCTAATAACTTTACTACTTGATGATTCATCCTCCTTCATACCTTAACCCTGAgtctcgaaagaaaaaaaaacacatgtACCACATCATGAGTTGGCACAAAAGTCAAGCAGGCAGAGCATCTAGAAAACGCAGTTGCTGTTAAGTTGATGTTCAGCAGAGCATCTCAAAAACATAGTCACTTACACTTCaataatatattcattttcatataaaacaAAAGCCTCCATATCAACCTACTCCAACGCCATTTTTGAACAATAGCAATAATATCCACTGTAACTTACAGATACTAACATTATATCACTTTCTTTTATGAAAAAGCTGAAGAACAAGAGACCAAGTAATTGTTCCTTTTTGCATTTATTTCTAAGGCACTCTTTCATTTCAACAGAAACAGACGGATATACCTGAATGTTTTTAACTCATCAATTGATGTGAATCCATACTTCCTTCAATCTATCACATCCAAAGACAGCCTAATTTATAAGAACACGAATATGAtcatgtaaaaataaaaaagttcaattcccaaatgtcaatcccaaacccacctttaaaataaaaacccaacaaccaaattttgattcaCTATAAGATCTCTCATTCCTTTATATCACCTTCTTGCAAGAAATTCCCCATTTCTTTCCAATCCCTTGAGCTACCTTACAAAAGGTAAAGTAAGAGGTAAAGTGTCCAAGACTGAAAGGACAAGAGTTACCCTACCTCTCATAAAAAGGCACCTTTTGCTCTCATCACTAGGTCTATTATGAACCTTATTCACCAATATCAGCAAAAATTTCACACAACTAGTATGAACAATAgttcttttttcaataatgTGAGTATCCAAGCTAGCTTGCACATATTTGACTCTACTTAGCTATCAAGAAATTTACAGGATTTTATCTTAGGTATATGGCGGGCATGGGATTTGACAAATTCCTCTAAATTCCCTCTAGTCTTCTCATATGCCCATATGAAAGTAAGCCAACTCATAGTAGTGTAGTAAGACTAAGACTGGTTGGGTCTTGAATATAAAGGACAGTCAAAGTTTaagtttagtttattatttatttattttaccgATCCCACAACTACTGTCTGCCACCAAACTTTTGACCGTAATACTATTTACGCCCTAAAGATCCAAAATATATAAGTCAAGCTATTTAAATAGGCCACAAAAGTGAAACTTCTCCTCTCTAATCagaaaaggaaattattatCCAGAAACCACTATTACTTTGAACTTAACGCTAGTCAAGTCATCAATAGAGCTATAcctctataaaattaaatggaactAAACTTTTGACGAGAAGTTTAATCTAAGAATTCAATACTTGAAAAGATGCCTCAAAATGCTAGTTATATCCAGAATAATAACGCTGTGATTCAGAGTTCCCTATGCAAAAGTGATGTGTGTGTCGTGGGAATAAAAAtgtaaagcatatgaaattccTCCCATCGGCGTGCTAACACAGTTCATGATCATGACTAGACTAGTTAAGCagtaaattaaatgtattctaataatattaaagaaaataaacccAATTAACAAAATGGAGCATGAGGGACAAATCAACTACATGCTCTGTAACACGTGTAAGTGACGAGTGCATTAaatgaaggaaattaaaaagctgagaagaaaaacaatatgcaGATCACCCAGAAGAAGTCCAACTACTGCATTGATATATGTTACTGTCAAGTAAAGCAAACGACATGCCCAGAATCTCACAAGGACCCAATGCTGCAAATGTAGACTATCTACAATGATAAAAgtgaaaattcataaaacctTAGCAACCTAAGCATGTACTGAAATTAACACACCTAACCCCGAACCCCCATTCAGTAACTAAATATGATGCCATAGTCAAAACCCCAATTAGCAAACCCTTCAAAAATACCAACTAGAACAACAATCAAAAGTTTATGAACAAATACATTGCAGGAATCAAACACTCCATCTACACAAAGTAGTCAGAAAGCAGACATGGGGTAAGGTGAAATTGCACGATTCCACAAAGAGCGACTCATATTGGGCAACACATGACtaaattgaaggaaaaaagacAGTGACCCAGAAAAATTAAGAAGCTCAGGAGGCATACCTGTGGATCAAAAGGGAACACAGAGCATGCTAGTATGTGATTGAGGGTGGGAGGAGAGTAAGGAGGTTCGAGAGTTAGGGCTCGGAAAGTTGGGGATGAGAGAGAGGGAATCAAAGAGAGatgaatagagagagagagagagagtttaaGGAAAGGGAAGCAGAGAAATGAAATACGGATTCGCCGGGGTCATAGGACGGGGTTACACTCTGACATggcagaagagagagagattgacaTTGTGATTGTGGGTTGTTTTGTGCATATGTTGGCGTTGGGTTTTGGGTTGTTGCTGTTGAAGCCTCCAAGGAACCCAAACCACTGGATTCTCGCCACGTGCCATCCATAGAGCCTTTACGCACTTCGCTTCAGCCTTCAGGTTGCGcactttcctttttcctcgGTTCAGCCCTTCTCTTTCCCCAACAACACAGAGAAACACTGAGAatatggaggaagaagaagaagaagaagaagaagaagaagatgatgatgaagaagaatcaTAGCCTCTTTGTATCTCCGCCTCCATTCTTCGATTTGCTTCCCTGCAATTCCTAcgctctccttttctttccaatttgTACATTTCAGTGCCAGATCGTCTATCTCTGATAATACAAGTAGCGGCGCgcgatttatttttatttttattttttgcaggAAGCTGGCGCGTGCTGGAGCAGGAGGCGCTTTTCCCGCCATATCCATATGGATTTGATCTGAAACTGAGCCCACCGATTAACTCGGGAGAGGCATCTACATAGttgcttctttcttttcctcttgtACTGAATAAATATAATTGCCCTTATTTTTTAACACCACAATCTGGATTAgcatattaattattttagctttttaaaatctcgagagcaaaatcatgaaatatctagtgtttatatatatatatatatatatatatatattttaatctataTAATCAAATGGGTTAACATGAGCTCTAATCAAATTTGTTTCCATTAACGGGCCCGAGGAAAGAACATATTAGACAGAAGTTCAACATATGTTTTTGTCGTTTTTTAAAGGTAGAGCTTAAATCAGTAATTCTTCTCCATATTTTTAGACCAAAGGGAGAAAATGtaagagagaaagggagaaaGGGAGGGGGCAATGCTCCAAAAAAGTGGAAAGTTGTTTAGTTtcaatgaagagaaaaatagcAGGAGTACATTAAAACAGGGGAAGAAAGAACTCATAGATCCTCCAAAAGAGGAAAAGTTAGAAATTAGTTGGCTAGATGTAATGGACAAAAGATTATATATAGAACATGATATCATATTAGAAGCCCACAAGAGACATCCCTTTGCACATCCCACATCAGATCAATTAAGCCATGATCTGTTCGCATACGATTACAAAAATTCAAGTACGCACCGCAAATGAGAATCGAGGCATACCAAGTCATTCAATCATTGAACCCATTCTCTCCTGGAGACAAGGAGCCTCCTTTATCACCCTCTAAGTCTGCAAAATATGAAAGGACCCAGATGACCCCTCAGCAAAATGCTGCAAAGGAAATGTTTCTCAATATTGCTTAACCGGTGCAATAGTAATAGTATCCATGTGCTGAAGCAGGAGTAGTTCATTCAAAAAAGAGGGGGGGAAAAGGGATTTAAAGTAATTgcacaagaacaaaacaaatgcGTTCAATTCAAGAAACATTCAATCTGTTGGTGTTCACAGTTAACAACGAAAGCTCGGAAAATCAGAATAACATAAACCCCCAATTtcgaaacaaaaaaagggtCAATTACGTTTATAGAGTTGAGTAAATATTGTGAAACATAAATTTGAGCTCCCCACAACAGACAAGAGGGTGCTGCATTGATTGAAACGCCAGGCTGGATCCATCCAGGATAATAAAAACGGCGTTCTGAAAATGGAAGGCTGTACTTAAAAAGATGTTGATTAATGGAGGAACAGAAGAGATGAGCATATTAAAGATCTGCAGAGCTCTGGGGCTGGAATACAGTACAGATAACACTGAACCGCCAAAAAGAAGTGCCGATGAACTTCCAAGTTCCAACTACGATTTTTCTCTCAGATGACTGAATTTGGGCAATGAAATGACTAAACAATCGGAAATCCATCTCGCCTTCCACTCCACTGAATTTGGGGCTGGAATCGTATGTCGCGCCATGGAACAATAAAAaggttaataaattaataaaaccaTCAAAAGAAAGggatattaacatttttattttattttattttattttattgtgtaTAAAAATACCAATTTATTAGGTAGATTTAATggattaatattattttagtattgAAATTTCACTATTAGCATCTACATTTGGTggattaactaatttaaatagtATGATCTAAAATTGTTTACTTAATtgcaaaattatttaaaaaattagtatgATGTAAATTTCAACCCCCATATATTAAGAGCTGGGAACAACGATTGTATaatagtttataaaaattgatattcattaattagttagtaattaagaataaatttgaaGCTTCTAAAAActcatataaaatattagaataaatAAGGTGGAGAAagcaaatgaagaaaaataaaagagagtcATACAAATGAGTATTTGTTGAGACAATGAAAGAAAGTTTAGAATATAAATGATATATAATTGGGGGTTGTCAGCTAAATTGTGGCACGAGGAGGCCTCCTTGTTTACCGCCCATCACTCCTAGTGTGCACCATATCTTTGATTGGATGTGATGAAGCTGAAGTCAGGGGGTAGCGTAAGTAGTGGAGGAATGGAGGTTGGGCTGAAAGGGCTGAAGGCGGTAGGGGTGGAGGAagggcggcggcggcggaggagggaGTGGGCCGCCCAGCTGAAGAACGCTGTTGGGCTCATCATGAGGATGAAGCTGAAGTTGAAGGTGGGGATGGATAATGTGAGGATTACTGAACCCGAACGCATCgccatgatcatcatcatcgccTTCCATACTTACAACTGCCTGATCTTCAACgccatgatgatgatgatgataatgatgatgatgatgatgattctgattctgattctgatGATCTCCCGGCCTCCTAATTCTCATCTCTTCCTCTTCGCTTCTTCGTTTCTGCATCATCATCGCCGCCGCTACCTCCTGCTGCTCCTCCATCGCCATCTGCTGCTCTCTTATCTACACTAACCTTATTGTTTAATTTCCAGTAATCAAATATGGATTtactaatattaattaattaattaattaattaattaccaaATGGTAGATTTGTTCATTTTCATCCTCCAGCATTTTCTCCTACAGCACCAGGTAGCATGCATCATCATCCAGAATCATGAAACccttaattaaataaattaatatatatatatatatatatatatatatatatatatatctctacctTCCTCCGCAGGTTTTCCACTTGCTGCTGTAACACCTCTGACTGCAGcagccaaaaataaaaaagaaaaataaaaaaaaaaaagaaaaaagaaaaatgaagtatgaattaattaattgccTTTCGAGCTCGAACTCTGTTGAGGGAGGTTTGGAGACGGTTCTCGATTTCGTCGAGATCGCGAAGCTGGAAAGTGCTCAAATCCTCCGCCGTGTAGCGCTGCAAGCTCAGCTGAAGCTCGTCTGTGTCTTTTCTCATAATCCGCAACAGCCTCTCCAATTCTTCCTGgacatatgtatatatattatcatattctctctctctatctctgtatatatatgtatatatatgtaataaaataaaatgaaagaaatatacGTACCGGGTCGTTCATATTCTGGTCCGGAATAGGGTTCCCGATGGCAATCTGGTAGCGCCTGATTATTTGATCCATGCTGCTGAATGAAACACATTTGTAAGTAATGTTgatataaaaagaagagaaaggaaaagaaaagaaaagaaaagaaaaagaaaaggaagtgaACTCACCAGGTTGCCTGGCTGCAGTATTCAAACAACTTGCCGTTACTGGAGAAGACGATGAGGGCGATCTGTGCATCACACAGAACGGAGAGTTCATGAGTCTTCTTGAACAGCCCGGCTCGCCGCTTAGAGAACGTAACCTGCCTTGTCGTCCGATTTTCGATTCTCCTGATCGCTATTTTTCCTCTGCCCATTTCggttttcaacttttattactttctgcttcctcttcttcttcttcttattattattattcttcttcttcttcttcttcctagCTTCAACATAAGAAGGATAACCCTAGTAGCTAATCaggctttctctctctctttctttctttctttatatatataaacgtATACTGAGTGCTGCATGAGGCTTCcaagtatatatattatttattaatatttataaaaaaaaaaaacgaaaaacgaaaaaagaaaaaagaaaaagattggAATGGGAGGGGTAagtaatagtaataatatagGAGAATGAgtgaaagaggaagaaaagtaGGAAGTGAAATTGCGACACATAACCACTCTCTGCGCTGCTTTATGGAATTTGCCAAATTGGGAGACTCCCATAATCACACCCTAAAACCACTTCCTTCCCCTTTTTACCCATTTCTCTTCCCTCTCTCCCTTTTGTCCTCCCCATTTAATTCCACATTTATTATTNAAATTGTAGAACAAGGATAAGTGTTTAAGATGGATTTATTGGAGAGAGAAGGGAAGAGGTGGTGGCTGCAAACACACAGAATATTACGACTACAAATGGAAACGACACAGTTTTACGTCCACTTCAACCCTCTCCCCTTCTACAGACTTCACATGCTTTAATTTCCTAAATT
This sequence is a window from Cucurbita pepo subsp. pepo cultivar mu-cu-16 chromosome LG19, ASM280686v2, whole genome shotgun sequence. Protein-coding genes within it:
- the LOC111781796 gene encoding MADS-box protein FBP24-like isoform X2, with the protein product MGRGKIAIRRIENRTTRQVTFSKRRAGLFKKTHELSVLCDAQIALIVFSSNGKLFEYCSQATCMDQIIRRYQIAIGNPIPDQNMNDPEELERLLRIMRKDTDELQLSLQRYTAEDLSTFQLRDLDEIENRLQTSLNRVRARKSEVLQQQVENLRRKEKMLEDENEQIYHLIREQQMAMEEQQEVAAAMMMQKRRSEEEEMRIRRPGDHQNQNQNHHHHHHYHHHHHGVEDQAVVSMEGDDDDHGDAFGFSNPHIIHPHLQLQLHPHDEPNSVLQLGGPLPPPPPPPFLHPYRLQPFQPNLHSSTTYATP
- the LOC111781796 gene encoding MADS-box protein FBP24-like isoform X1, translated to MGRGKIAIRRIENRTTRQVTFSKRRAGLFKKTHELSVLCDAQIALIVFSSNGKLFEYCSQATCSMDQIIRRYQIAIGNPIPDQNMNDPEELERLLRIMRKDTDELQLSLQRYTAEDLSTFQLRDLDEIENRLQTSLNRVRARKSEVLQQQVENLRRKEKMLEDENEQIYHLIREQQMAMEEQQEVAAAMMMQKRRSEEEEMRIRRPGDHQNQNQNHHHHHHYHHHHHGVEDQAVVSMEGDDDDHGDAFGFSNPHIIHPHLQLQLHPHDEPNSVLQLGGPLPPPPPPPFLHPYRLQPFQPNLHSSTTYATP